A genomic window from Streptomyces broussonetiae includes:
- a CDS encoding MerR family transcriptional regulator — MTTDATSATGGPTLTIDELAARSGVTVRTVRFYGSRGLLPPPVIGPRRVGQYGPEHVARLALIEELQQQGMTLAAIERYLRQLPADLTPHELAIHRAVVASWAPDGVDTVSRRELERRAGRALSAEDVRRLAAMNVVAEAQDGTFRVDAGLLRLGVQLLDVPLSHEAILAARKVLIEHSRAAARELSQLFRDEVAERAAQDVKSLSAHMHPLVVQALLTTFQRSLREELSEWVTGSGTD, encoded by the coding sequence ATGACGACCGACGCGACGTCCGCCACCGGGGGGCCGACCCTCACCATCGACGAGCTGGCCGCCCGCTCGGGCGTCACGGTCCGTACCGTCCGTTTCTACGGCAGCAGGGGGCTGCTGCCGCCGCCGGTGATCGGTCCGCGCCGGGTGGGACAGTACGGGCCGGAACACGTGGCGCGGCTGGCCCTCATCGAGGAGTTGCAGCAGCAGGGCATGACGCTGGCGGCGATCGAGCGGTACCTGCGGCAGCTGCCCGCCGATCTCACCCCGCACGAGCTGGCCATTCACCGCGCGGTGGTGGCGTCCTGGGCGCCGGACGGGGTGGACACGGTGTCACGGAGGGAGCTGGAACGGCGGGCCGGGCGGGCCCTGTCGGCCGAGGACGTGCGGCGGCTGGCGGCCATGAACGTCGTCGCGGAGGCCCAGGACGGCACCTTCCGGGTCGACGCGGGGCTCCTCCGGCTCGGTGTGCAACTGCTGGACGTGCCGCTGTCGCACGAGGCGATCCTCGCGGCGCGCAAGGTGCTCATCGAGCACTCGCGCGCCGCGGCCCGTGAACTCTCCCAGCTCTTCCGCGACGAGGTGGCCGAGCGTGCCGCGCAGGACGTGAAGTCCCTGTCGGCGCACATGCACCCGTTGGTGGTGCAGGCGTTGCTGACGACGTTCCAGCGCTCGCTGCGGGAAGAGCTGAGCGAGTGGGTCACCGGCTCAGGAACGGACTGA
- a CDS encoding amino acid permease, which yields MSKDAVVSAPAAAPQVAQTPADAGDAGYSKDLKARHINMIAIGGAIGTGLLLGAGGRLHNAGPALALAYLVCGVFAFFVVRALGELVLYRPSSGSFVSYAREFLGEKGAYVAGWMYFLNWSTTGIADITAIALYTHYWSFFTSIPQWVLALIALAVVLAVNLISVKIFGEMEFWFAIIKVATIVGFMLISIFLLATQHKVGGHTPGLSVISDHGGFFPHGLMPVVLVMQGVIFAYAALELVGVAAGETAEPEKVVPRAVNSIMWRVGLFYVGSVVLLALLLPGSVYSADQSPFVTVLSKIGVPAAGDVMNLVVLTAAMSSLNSGLYSTGRILRSMAMAGSAPKFTARMSRSQVPYGGILLTCAVCVLGVALNYFVPSQAFEIVLNVASLGIISTWVIIMICHMVFVRRARAGLVTRPHFQLKFSPVIEIATIAFLLICLGMMWNDPDVGRKTILLIPVIAVMLVAGWFGVRRRVAENAAKEPEQLTK from the coding sequence GTGAGCAAGGACGCCGTGGTATCGGCACCGGCCGCCGCCCCCCAGGTGGCCCAGACGCCCGCGGACGCGGGCGACGCCGGTTACAGCAAGGACCTCAAGGCCCGCCACATCAACATGATCGCCATCGGCGGTGCCATCGGCACCGGCCTCCTGCTGGGAGCCGGCGGCCGACTGCACAACGCCGGCCCGGCGCTCGCTCTGGCCTACCTGGTCTGCGGCGTTTTCGCCTTCTTCGTCGTGCGTGCCCTGGGCGAGCTGGTCCTGTACCGGCCGTCCTCCGGGTCCTTCGTGAGCTACGCGCGCGAGTTCCTCGGCGAGAAGGGCGCCTACGTCGCCGGCTGGATGTACTTCCTGAACTGGTCGACCACGGGCATCGCGGACATCACCGCGATCGCGCTCTACACGCACTACTGGAGCTTCTTCACCTCGATCCCGCAGTGGGTGCTCGCGCTGATCGCCCTCGCGGTGGTCCTGGCCGTGAACCTGATCTCGGTGAAGATCTTCGGCGAGATGGAGTTCTGGTTCGCGATCATCAAGGTCGCCACCATCGTCGGCTTCATGCTGATCAGCATTTTCCTGCTGGCCACCCAGCACAAGGTCGGCGGCCACACCCCCGGCCTCAGCGTGATCAGCGATCACGGCGGATTCTTCCCGCACGGCCTGATGCCGGTCGTCCTGGTCATGCAGGGCGTGATCTTCGCCTACGCCGCCCTCGAGCTGGTCGGCGTGGCCGCCGGCGAGACCGCCGAGCCGGAGAAGGTCGTCCCGCGCGCGGTGAACTCGATCATGTGGCGCGTCGGCCTGTTCTACGTCGGCTCGGTCGTCCTGCTCGCGCTGCTGCTGCCCGGCTCGGTGTACTCCGCCGACCAGAGCCCGTTCGTGACCGTCCTGTCCAAGATCGGTGTCCCGGCGGCCGGTGACGTGATGAACCTCGTCGTGCTGACCGCCGCCATGTCCTCGCTGAACTCCGGCCTGTACTCGACCGGCCGCATCCTGCGTTCCATGGCCATGGCGGGCTCCGCACCCAAGTTCACCGCCAGGATGAGCCGCAGCCAGGTGCCCTACGGCGGCATCCTGCTGACCTGCGCGGTCTGCGTGCTCGGCGTCGCCCTGAACTACTTCGTGCCCAGCCAGGCCTTCGAGATCGTGCTGAACGTCGCTTCCCTCGGCATCATCAGCACCTGGGTGATCATCATGATCTGCCACATGGTCTTTGTCCGGCGCGCCCGTGCGGGCCTGGTGACCCGGCCGCACTTCCAGCTGAAGTTCAGCCCGGTCATCGAGATCGCCACCATCGCCTTCCTGCTGATCTGCCTCGGCATGATGTGGAACGACCCCGACGTCGGCCGCAAGACCATCCTGCTGATCCCGGTGATCGCCGTCATGCTCGTCGCCGGCTGGTTCGGCGTGCGCCGGCGCGTGGCCGAGAACGCCGCCAAGGAGCCGGAGCAGCTGACGAAGTAG
- a CDS encoding macro domain-containing protein produces MSGITYVRGDATVPSVKGAKVIAHVCNDIGGWGRGFVLALSQRWSEPEKAYRAWHRDRAHNDFGLGAVQLVPVGPSVWVANMIGQRGIRTGSKGVPVRYEAIDTALARLADDVTERGASVHMPRIGCGLAGGTWSRMEPLITERLVHRGISVTVYDHGEGRG; encoded by the coding sequence ATGTCGGGGATCACGTATGTCCGGGGTGACGCCACCGTTCCGTCGGTCAAGGGCGCCAAGGTGATCGCTCATGTCTGCAACGACATCGGCGGCTGGGGCAGGGGCTTCGTCCTCGCGCTCTCACAGCGCTGGTCCGAACCGGAGAAGGCGTACCGCGCCTGGCATCGCGACCGCGCTCACAACGACTTCGGGCTGGGCGCGGTCCAGCTGGTCCCGGTCGGGCCGTCCGTGTGGGTCGCGAACATGATCGGCCAGCGCGGGATCAGGACCGGCAGCAAGGGGGTCCCGGTCCGCTACGAGGCGATCGACACCGCCCTCGCCCGCCTCGCCGACGACGTGACGGAACGCGGCGCGTCCGTGCACATGCCCCGCATAGGCTGTGGCCTGGCGGGCGGCACATGGTCCCGCATGGAGCCGCTGATCACGGAACGGCTGGTGCATCGCGGGATCAGCGTGACGGTGTACGACCACGGGGAGGGCCGGGGATGA
- a CDS encoding adenosine kinase — protein MSTRTGEAHAPQTDALRTGRTDVLVLGGAGVDTIIHVPELPLPYADSYMIDSGIRTRAGQTGDFVALGLAALGLRIHHLDLLGDDPEGDLVRALHREHGIGLTALPQPAGTRRAVNLVGPDGRRLSLYDTSRARPGDRFPEETLGALATAARHVHVTITQPCAEALPVLTATGVPLSTDLHDWDGENPYHEPFAYAADVVFLSAAALADPERTMRRIVERGRARTVVATAGPDGAYLLADGELTRVPAETPPAPVVDSNGAGDAFAAAFLYGRLAGEPPETCARYGAIAGAYACTVPASRADAMDRDRLLRTAAGPRR, from the coding sequence ATGAGCACACGGACCGGTGAGGCACACGCGCCGCAGACCGATGCCCTGCGGACCGGCAGAACGGACGTCCTGGTGCTCGGCGGCGCCGGTGTGGACACGATCATCCACGTTCCCGAGCTGCCCCTGCCGTACGCCGACAGCTACATGATCGACTCCGGGATCCGCACCCGGGCCGGTCAGACCGGTGACTTCGTCGCGCTGGGCCTCGCCGCCCTCGGTCTGCGCATCCACCACCTCGACCTGCTCGGCGACGACCCCGAGGGCGACCTCGTGCGCGCCCTGCACCGCGAGCACGGCATCGGCCTCACCGCGCTCCCGCAGCCCGCCGGGACCAGACGGGCGGTCAACCTCGTCGGCCCCGACGGCCGCCGGCTGTCCCTGTACGACACGAGCCGCGCCCGCCCCGGCGACCGCTTCCCCGAGGAGACCCTCGGCGCCCTCGCCACGGCCGCCCGGCACGTCCATGTGACCATCACCCAGCCCTGTGCCGAGGCCCTGCCGGTGCTGACCGCGACCGGCGTGCCCCTGTCGACGGATCTGCACGACTGGGACGGCGAGAATCCGTACCACGAGCCGTTCGCGTACGCGGCCGATGTCGTCTTCCTGTCGGCCGCCGCCCTGGCCGACCCCGAGCGGACCATGCGGCGCATCGTCGAGCGGGGCCGGGCCCGGACGGTCGTCGCCACCGCCGGCCCCGACGGCGCGTATCTGCTGGCCGACGGCGAGCTGACCCGGGTGCCCGCCGAGACCCCGCCCGCACCCGTGGTCGACTCCAACGGCGCGGGCGACGCCTTCGCCGCCGCGTTCCTCTACGGCCGCCTCGCCGGAGAGCCGCCCGAGACCTGTGCCCGCTACGGCGCGATCGCCGGGGCGTACGCCTGCACGGTCCCGGCCTCCCGCGCGGACGCGATGGACCGGGACCGGCTGCTCAGGACGGCGGCCGGACCGAGACGCTGA
- a CDS encoding M1 family metallopeptidase has translation MHRRIIAPGALAAASLLLAIPASAASYTPGAPGIGDPYYPYYGNGGYDVSHYDLRLRYQPRTDELQGTATILARTTQDLSSFDLDFLLDVSEVRVNGAKAAFSHSQQHELVITPKTPLAKGTPITVVVRYSGVPSTKTAYGFNTWHRTPDGAVAADEPEAAWWWFPSNDHPSDKATYDVSVAVPDGTQAISNGTLQSTSSRLGWTRYSWRQNKPQATYLATLAIGKFDITTGTSDGGVPVVNAYSKDLGDNDGAARASVERTGEIVDWLSNYFGPYPFSSAGGYVPNTTTGYALETQTRVYYSPKQFAKGANPSVVVHELAHQWYGDDVSLKGWKDIWLNEGFATYAQWLWSEHEGEGTTQQLADYVYASHPADDAFWTVKPGDPGPDHQFDDAVYDRGAVAIQALRDRVGDDAFFRILKGWPKEHAYGNASVADFQRYAERVSGKPLAALFGTWLFQPSKPAGSAAHAVSLAKAGTTVAQPKSWKKIEAAHGGHGN, from the coding sequence GTGCACCGCAGAATCATCGCGCCGGGCGCACTCGCGGCGGCCTCCCTCCTGCTGGCGATCCCGGCATCGGCCGCGAGCTACACCCCCGGCGCACCGGGCATCGGCGACCCCTACTACCCGTACTACGGCAACGGCGGCTATGACGTCTCGCACTACGACCTGAGGCTGCGGTACCAGCCCAGGACGGACGAGCTGCAGGGCACGGCGACGATCCTGGCGCGGACCACCCAGGACCTGTCCAGCTTCGACCTGGACTTCCTGCTGGACGTGAGCGAGGTGCGGGTCAACGGCGCGAAGGCGGCCTTCTCGCACTCCCAGCAGCACGAGCTGGTCATCACGCCCAAGACACCGCTGGCCAAGGGCACGCCGATCACGGTGGTCGTCCGCTACAGCGGGGTGCCGTCGACGAAGACCGCGTACGGCTTCAACACCTGGCACCGCACCCCGGACGGCGCGGTGGCCGCCGACGAGCCCGAGGCCGCCTGGTGGTGGTTCCCGAGCAACGACCACCCGAGCGACAAGGCCACCTACGACGTGTCGGTGGCGGTGCCCGACGGCACCCAGGCCATTTCCAACGGCACGCTGCAGTCGACCAGTTCGCGGCTGGGCTGGACCCGCTACAGCTGGCGGCAGAACAAGCCGCAGGCCACCTATCTGGCCACGCTGGCGATCGGCAAGTTCGACATCACCACCGGCACCTCCGACGGCGGGGTGCCTGTCGTCAACGCCTACAGCAAGGACCTCGGCGACAACGACGGAGCCGCGCGGGCCAGCGTGGAGCGCACCGGGGAGATCGTCGACTGGCTCAGCAACTACTTCGGGCCGTATCCGTTCAGCTCGGCCGGCGGGTACGTTCCGAACACCACCACCGGGTACGCGCTGGAGACCCAGACCCGTGTCTACTACAGCCCGAAGCAGTTCGCGAAGGGCGCCAACCCCTCGGTGGTCGTGCACGAACTGGCCCACCAGTGGTACGGCGACGACGTGTCGCTGAAGGGCTGGAAGGACATCTGGCTCAACGAGGGCTTCGCGACGTACGCGCAGTGGCTGTGGTCGGAGCACGAGGGCGAGGGCACCACGCAGCAGCTCGCCGACTACGTGTACGCCTCGCACCCGGCCGACGACGCCTTCTGGACGGTCAAGCCCGGTGACCCGGGCCCTGACCACCAGTTCGACGACGCCGTCTACGACCGGGGTGCCGTCGCCATCCAGGCGCTGCGCGACCGGGTCGGCGACGACGCGTTCTTCCGCATCCTCAAGGGCTGGCCCAAGGAGCACGCGTACGGCAACGCCTCGGTGGCCGACTTCCAGCGGTACGCCGAGCGGGTGTCCGGCAAGCCGCTCGCCGCGCTGTTCGGCACCTGGCTGTTCCAGCCGTCGAAGCCGGCCGGGTCGGCGGCCCACGCCGTGTCCCTGGCCAAGGCCGGCACGACGGTGGCCCAGCCCAAGTCGTGGAAGAAGATCGAGGCGGCCCACGGCGGCCACGGGAACTGA
- a CDS encoding Xaa-Pro dipeptidyl-peptidase has protein sequence MPKRTRFTIWRPLASAVVVILTAAFLTPVAAQAADRAGRTPRESRPVYSYAHAIRESVWVDTGFDGDRDGKPDRVAADIVRPAEPARQGHRVPVIMDASPYFSCCGRGNESQVKTYDAQGHVVQMPLFYDNYFVPRGYAFVGVDLAGTNRSDGCVDVGGRSDIQSAKAVVDWLNGRATAYTSRTGTKTVKATWTNGATGMIGKSWDATIANGVAATGVKGLRTIVPISGISSWYDYYFAQGAPLYDGGPADLAGDVESDAAKPHCAAVQKKLTDGSPRSGDWTSLWTERDYVKDAAKVRASVFLVHGMQDLNVRTKHFGQWWDALAQHGVERKIWLSQTGHVDPFDYRRGAWVDTLHRWFDHELLGYDNGIDREPMADIERHPDQWVTSRVWPPQTTRATALHPAPGTRAGVGTLGLRRAGGTAAFTDDPKLSETDWAAHLTTPTPEKSGFLTAPLTHDLRLSGSSTVTVTATPTTASAHLSAVLVDVGPDTIRDYADAAEGITTLTNRTCWGESTAGDSACFKATKARTTKVDYTVFSRGWADLGHYASLGKGVPLTPGRAYTMTLDLAATDHVVPQGHRLALIIAGTDKDLIDPPSTKPTLTVDLSATTARLPLVGGPAAFARATSGGAVTQPTPGILMGVRTPAAVRHLPAS, from the coding sequence ATGCCGAAACGCACGCGCTTCACGATCTGGAGACCGCTCGCGAGCGCGGTCGTCGTCATCCTGACGGCCGCCTTCCTCACCCCGGTCGCCGCACAGGCCGCCGACCGCGCGGGCCGAACACCCCGCGAGAGCCGACCCGTGTACTCCTACGCCCACGCCATCCGCGAGTCCGTCTGGGTGGACACGGGCTTCGACGGGGACCGGGACGGGAAGCCCGACCGGGTAGCCGCCGACATCGTCCGGCCCGCCGAACCCGCCCGGCAGGGCCACCGGGTGCCTGTCATCATGGACGCGAGCCCCTACTTCTCCTGCTGCGGACGCGGCAACGAGAGCCAGGTCAAGACCTACGACGCCCAAGGCCACGTCGTCCAGATGCCGTTGTTCTACGACAACTACTTCGTGCCCCGCGGCTACGCCTTCGTCGGTGTCGACCTCGCCGGCACCAACCGCTCCGACGGCTGTGTCGACGTCGGCGGCCGCTCCGACATCCAGTCCGCCAAGGCGGTCGTCGACTGGCTGAACGGCCGTGCCACGGCGTACACCAGCCGTACCGGGACGAAGACCGTCAAGGCCACCTGGACCAACGGCGCAACGGGCATGATCGGCAAGAGCTGGGACGCCACGATCGCCAACGGTGTCGCCGCCACCGGCGTCAAGGGCCTGAGGACCATCGTCCCGATCAGCGGCATCTCCTCCTGGTACGACTACTACTTCGCCCAGGGAGCCCCGCTGTACGACGGCGGCCCCGCCGACCTCGCGGGCGATGTCGAGAGCGACGCGGCCAAGCCGCACTGCGCGGCCGTGCAGAAGAAGCTCACCGACGGGAGCCCGCGCAGCGGCGACTGGACCTCCCTGTGGACCGAGCGGGACTACGTCAAGGACGCCGCCAAGGTGCGCGCGAGCGTGTTCCTGGTCCACGGGATGCAGGACCTCAACGTCCGCACCAAGCACTTCGGCCAGTGGTGGGACGCCCTCGCCCAGCACGGCGTCGAGCGCAAGATCTGGCTCTCCCAGACCGGGCACGTCGACCCCTTCGACTACCGGCGCGGCGCCTGGGTGGACACCCTGCACCGCTGGTTCGACCACGAACTCCTCGGCTACGACAACGGCATCGACCGCGAGCCGATGGCCGACATCGAGCGCCACCCCGACCAGTGGGTCACCTCCCGCGTCTGGCCCCCGCAGACCACCCGCGCCACCGCCCTGCACCCGGCCCCCGGCACCCGGGCCGGCGTCGGCACGCTCGGCCTGCGCCGGGCCGGCGGCACCGCGGCCTTCACCGACGACCCGAAGCTGAGCGAGACCGACTGGGCGGCCCACCTCACCACGCCGACACCCGAGAAGTCCGGCTTCCTCACCGCACCGCTCACCCACGACCTACGGCTGTCCGGCTCGTCCACGGTCACGGTGACGGCGACCCCGACCACCGCCTCGGCCCACCTGTCAGCGGTTCTGGTCGACGTCGGCCCGGACACCATCCGCGACTACGCCGACGCGGCCGAGGGCATCACCACACTGACGAACCGCACCTGCTGGGGTGAGAGCACGGCCGGGGACAGCGCCTGCTTCAAGGCGACCAAGGCCAGGACGACCAAGGTCGACTACACCGTGTTCAGCCGCGGCTGGGCCGACCTCGGCCACTACGCCTCGCTCGGCAAGGGCGTCCCGCTCACCCCGGGCAGGGCCTACACGATGACCCTCGACCTGGCCGCCACCGACCACGTTGTCCCCCAGGGACACCGCCTGGCCCTGATCATCGCGGGCACCGACAAGGACCTCATCGACCCGCCGTCCACCAAGCCCACCCTGACCGTCGACCTGTCCGCCACGACGGCCCGCCTCCCGCTGGTCGGCGGCCCGGCGGCCTTCGCCCGCGCCACGTCCGGCGGCGCGGTCACGCAGCCCACCCCGGGCATCCTGATGGGCGTCCGCACCCCGGCCGCCGTCCGGCACCTCCCGGCGAGCTGA
- a CDS encoding FAD-dependent oxidoreductase, with protein MIVVGGGAAGLTTAVLLAESGRRVRVWAREPAERTTSAVAGGLWWPYRIAPELLVGAWALESLAVYEEQARRPQETGVRLVDGVHRGTRLDELGDWAGRVPGLRETADGVAARLPVIDMPTHLAWLRERLAKAGGEVEIREVTDLAAVPARVVVNCAGLGARSLVPDPQLHPVRGQLVVVENPGITTWFTSVDHSCAASTYFIPQPYGLLLGGTAEEGDWSLEPVPATATAIVARCAEIRPEVAGARILAHRVGLRPARSAVRLERELLPDGRALVHNYGHGGAGVTVAWGCAREAAGLASAGV; from the coding sequence GTGATCGTGGTCGGAGGCGGGGCCGCCGGGCTGACGACGGCCGTGCTGCTGGCCGAGTCCGGGCGGCGGGTGCGGGTGTGGGCGCGGGAGCCCGCCGAGCGTACGACCTCGGCGGTCGCCGGCGGCCTGTGGTGGCCGTACCGCATCGCACCCGAGCTGCTGGTCGGCGCCTGGGCGCTGGAGTCCCTCGCCGTGTACGAGGAGCAGGCGCGACGGCCGCAGGAGACGGGTGTACGCCTGGTCGACGGCGTACACCGGGGGACCCGGCTGGACGAGCTGGGCGACTGGGCGGGCCGGGTGCCGGGGCTGCGGGAGACCGCCGACGGCGTGGCGGCGCGGCTGCCGGTGATCGACATGCCGACGCATCTGGCCTGGCTGCGGGAGCGGTTGGCGAAGGCCGGCGGGGAGGTGGAGATCCGCGAGGTCACCGATCTGGCCGCGGTGCCCGCCCGTGTCGTCGTCAACTGCGCGGGCCTCGGAGCCCGTTCGCTGGTACCGGACCCGCAGCTGCATCCGGTGCGCGGGCAGCTGGTCGTGGTGGAGAACCCGGGGATCACGACGTGGTTCACCTCCGTCGACCACTCCTGCGCGGCCTCGACGTACTTCATCCCGCAGCCGTACGGCCTGCTGTTGGGCGGTACGGCGGAGGAAGGCGACTGGTCCCTGGAGCCGGTCCCGGCCACCGCCACGGCGATCGTCGCCCGCTGCGCGGAGATCCGCCCGGAGGTCGCCGGTGCCCGGATCCTGGCGCACCGGGTGGGGCTGCGGCCGGCCCGCAGCGCCGTACGGCTCGAACGGGAACTTCTGCCGGACGGTCGCGCACTGGTGCACAACTACGGGCACGGCGGTGCCGGGGTGACGGTGGCCTGGGGGTGTGCGCGGGAGGCGGCCGGGCTGGCCTCTGCCGGAGTCTGA
- a CDS encoding oxidoreductase yields the protein MSAAYATFGLAPATRAGAVLADGGYQVHRDFVDFVVDGRPLLFQLSDLDAVSPLASDVPPAIFTEQVRALLLEAEPPLPDGRFVLYGCPECEDLACGAVTAVIERDGEDYVWRDFVWQTDEHADPERNGYPGIGPFRFHGPGYRAALTALRDGCGAPRRRVLLIGARVAVLARLAAALRTIGIGTDITQDASAVPAEELRGYGAVAFGRAVGEAERAAVLAAFERAGVEIAVVDGLAPIVPLLVAQIEQALDHGPRPRRLLTALAAAGDAADVEVSAPCRVRITAYRLDRLRRTHGHEVFDGTLEPGRHRVALVPRAVKGEAYLVARTASGVLAAPVTGGKRS from the coding sequence ATGTCTGCCGCATACGCGACCTTCGGCCTGGCACCGGCGACCCGCGCCGGCGCCGTCCTCGCCGACGGCGGGTACCAGGTCCACCGCGACTTCGTGGACTTCGTCGTGGACGGCCGTCCGCTGCTGTTCCAGCTGTCCGACCTGGACGCGGTCTCCCCGCTCGCCTCGGACGTCCCGCCCGCCATCTTCACCGAACAGGTACGCGCGCTGCTGCTGGAGGCCGAGCCGCCGCTCCCGGACGGCCGGTTCGTCCTCTACGGCTGTCCCGAGTGCGAGGACCTGGCCTGTGGTGCGGTCACCGCCGTCATCGAGCGCGACGGCGAGGACTACGTCTGGCGGGACTTCGTCTGGCAGACGGACGAGCACGCCGATCCGGAGCGCAACGGCTATCCCGGCATAGGGCCGTTCCGCTTCCACGGCCCCGGCTACCGCGCCGCCCTGACCGCCCTGCGCGACGGCTGCGGCGCGCCCCGCCGCCGGGTGCTGCTGATCGGCGCCCGGGTCGCCGTCCTCGCCCGGCTGGCCGCGGCGCTGCGCACCATCGGCATCGGCACCGACATCACCCAGGACGCGAGCGCGGTCCCCGCCGAGGAACTGCGCGGCTACGGCGCGGTCGCCTTCGGCCGGGCGGTGGGCGAGGCCGAACGGGCCGCCGTCCTGGCCGCGTTCGAGCGCGCCGGGGTGGAGATCGCGGTGGTGGACGGCCTCGCCCCGATCGTGCCGCTGCTCGTCGCCCAGATCGAGCAGGCACTGGACCACGGCCCGCGCCCGCGGCGCCTGCTGACCGCGCTGGCCGCCGCCGGCGACGCCGCGGACGTCGAGGTGAGCGCGCCGTGCCGGGTGCGGATCACCGCGTACCGTCTCGACCGGCTCCGCCGCACCCATGGCCACGAGGTGTTCGACGGCACCCTAGAACCCGGCCGGCACCGCGTCGCCCTGGTCCCACGGGCGGTCAAGGGGGAGGCGTACCTCGTCGCCCGGACGGCGTCGGGCGTGCTCGCGGCACCGGTGACCGGCGGGAAACGGAGCTGA
- a CDS encoding ABC-F family ATP-binding cassette domain-containing protein gives MTATLVAKNLAAGHGDRSLFSGLDLVVAPGDVIGLVGANGAGKSTLLKMLAGLVAPEQGELRLSPPAATVGHLPQEPERRPGETVRAFLARRTGVAEAQRVMDEATQALVDGAPGADDAYALSLDRWLNLGGADLEERAEEVADSLGLAVGLDQPMTSLSGGQAARAGLASLLLSRYDVFLLDEPTNDLDLDGLERLERFVTGLRAGTVVVSHDREFLTRTVTKVLELDLAQRQINLYGGGYEAYLEEREVARRHAREEYDEFEGKKNALEERGRMQRSWMDKGVKNARRKAGNDNDKIGRKFRSEASEKQAAKARQTQRMIERLDVVEEPRKEWELRMEIASAPRSGAVVAALRDAEVRRGGFTFGPVSLQIDWADRVAITGANGAGKSTLLGALLGRVPLDAGHAALGSGVLVGEVDQARGLFHGSETLLDAFCAAVPDTEPVEVRTLLAKFGLKSEHVLRPAATLSPGERTRAALALLQGRGVNLLVLDEPTNHLDLPAIEQLESALDTYTGTLLLVTHDRRMLDAVRVGRRLEVADGKVTER, from the coding sequence ATGACTGCCACCCTCGTCGCCAAGAACCTCGCCGCCGGGCACGGCGACCGCTCCCTCTTCTCCGGGCTCGACCTCGTCGTCGCGCCCGGCGATGTGATCGGGCTGGTCGGTGCCAACGGCGCGGGCAAGTCCACGCTGCTGAAGATGCTCGCCGGGCTCGTCGCGCCCGAGCAGGGCGAGCTGCGGCTGTCCCCGCCCGCCGCGACCGTCGGCCATCTGCCGCAGGAGCCGGAGCGCAGGCCGGGCGAGACCGTGCGCGCGTTCCTGGCCCGCCGCACCGGCGTCGCCGAGGCCCAGCGCGTCATGGACGAGGCCACCCAGGCCCTGGTCGACGGCGCGCCCGGTGCCGACGACGCCTACGCGCTGAGCCTCGATCGCTGGCTGAACCTGGGCGGCGCGGACCTGGAGGAACGCGCGGAGGAGGTCGCCGACTCCCTCGGCCTTGCGGTCGGCCTCGACCAGCCGATGACCTCCCTCTCCGGCGGCCAGGCGGCCCGGGCCGGCCTCGCCTCGCTCCTGCTGTCCCGTTACGACGTCTTCCTCCTCGACGAGCCCACCAACGACCTCGACCTCGACGGCCTGGAGCGGCTGGAGCGCTTCGTCACCGGCCTGCGCGCGGGCACGGTCGTCGTCAGCCACGACCGCGAGTTCCTCACCCGCACGGTCACCAAGGTCCTCGAACTCGACCTCGCCCAGCGGCAGATCAACCTCTACGGCGGCGGCTACGAGGCCTACCTGGAGGAGCGCGAGGTGGCCCGCCGGCACGCCCGCGAGGAGTACGACGAGTTCGAGGGGAAGAAGAACGCCCTGGAGGAACGCGGGCGGATGCAGCGGTCCTGGATGGACAAGGGCGTCAAGAACGCCCGGCGCAAGGCCGGCAACGACAACGACAAGATCGGCCGCAAGTTCCGCAGCGAGGCCAGCGAGAAGCAGGCCGCCAAGGCCCGGCAGACCCAGCGCATGATCGAGCGGCTGGACGTGGTCGAGGAGCCGCGCAAGGAGTGGGAGCTGCGGATGGAGATCGCCTCCGCACCACGCTCCGGCGCCGTCGTGGCGGCCCTGCGGGACGCCGAGGTCCGGCGCGGCGGTTTCACCTTCGGCCCGGTCTCCCTGCAGATCGACTGGGCGGACCGGGTCGCGATCACCGGGGCCAACGGCGCCGGCAAGTCCACCCTGCTCGGCGCGCTGCTCGGCCGTGTCCCGCTCGACGCGGGCCACGCCGCCCTGGGCTCCGGCGTCCTGGTCGGCGAGGTCGACCAGGCCCGCGGTCTGTTCCACGGCTCCGAGACACTCCTCGACGCCTTCTGCGCGGCCGTCCCCGACACCGAGCCGGTCGAAGTGCGCACGCTGCTCGCCAAGTTCGGCCTGAAGTCCGAGCACGTGCTGCGCCCGGCCGCGACCCTCTCCCCGGGTGAACGCACCCGCGCCGCCCTCGCCCTGCTCCAGGGCCGGGGCGTCAACCTGCTGGTCCTGGACGAGCCGACGAACCATCTCGACCTGCCCGCCATCGAGCAACTGGAGTCGGCCCTCGACACCTACACCGGCACCCTCCTGCTGGTCACCCACGACCGCCGCATGCTGGACGCGGTGCGGGTGGGCCGGCGCCTGGAGGTGGCGGACGGGAAGGTGACGGAGCGGTAG